A portion of the Segatella copri DSM 18205 genome contains these proteins:
- a CDS encoding 5-methylcytosine restriction system specificity protein McrC, whose protein sequence is MITIQDNDYLGKVYPLSEVEELLYIANKPIKQLCEEENLLIYPLDIENSNDKIGENSIVSIYANEGSSVRIKTGNIMGFIGRNNQYLKIYSRFDNDQNDFFMHYMLQKVFSYNIFNLDFMSTEENILKILVLMFPTMLKTAMKQGIYKEYRKIQYNDSNVRGTIDISRHIRENIPFCGNISYDTDEFCYDNAVMELIRHTIEYIRTIPLGDMILSSNEVVEEYVSKVISYTPCYRHSDRLKIIHENLTPCRHPYYTGYNALQKICIQILNQEDMKYGDGDGSVSGILFDGAWLWEEYLNTLLCDYDFNHPQNKQGTGAIYLFEHGGKRYPDFWKKDFVLDAKYKKYAQSGNKLDIAIDDINQIVTYMFRLKSQKSGIICPLIGEKNKTISERMNKNGYNGVMYIYALAIPQNCKSYDDFANKMGKNENQLIKEIMDS, encoded by the coding sequence ATGATAACAATTCAAGACAATGACTATTTAGGTAAGGTTTATCCTCTTAGTGAGGTTGAAGAACTGCTTTATATTGCGAATAAACCCATAAAGCAATTATGCGAAGAAGAAAACCTTCTTATCTATCCTCTTGACATTGAGAATTCTAATGATAAAATTGGGGAAAATTCTATTGTAAGTATCTATGCTAATGAGGGTAGTTCAGTTAGAATAAAGACTGGAAACATCATGGGTTTTATCGGACGTAATAACCAATATTTGAAAATATATTCACGTTTCGATAATGATCAAAATGATTTCTTCATGCATTATATGCTACAGAAGGTGTTTTCATATAATATCTTCAATTTGGACTTTATGTCCACTGAAGAGAATATCTTAAAAATTCTTGTTCTTATGTTTCCAACTATGTTGAAAACTGCAATGAAACAAGGAATCTATAAAGAATACCGCAAAATCCAATATAATGACTCTAATGTACGGGGAACTATTGACATCAGCCGACATATCAGAGAGAATATTCCTTTTTGTGGAAACATCTCATATGATACAGATGAATTCTGCTATGATAATGCAGTAATGGAATTAATACGTCACACCATTGAGTACATAAGAACAATACCTTTAGGTGACATGATTCTCTCTTCTAACGAAGTTGTGGAAGAATATGTTAGTAAAGTAATATCATATACGCCATGTTACAGACATTCAGACCGATTAAAGATTATACATGAAAATTTGACGCCTTGCCGCCATCCATATTATACGGGCTACAATGCACTCCAAAAAATATGTATACAGATACTTAATCAGGAAGATATGAAATATGGTGACGGAGATGGAAGCGTAAGTGGAATATTGTTTGATGGAGCCTGGTTATGGGAAGAATATCTAAATACCCTATTGTGTGATTATGATTTCAATCATCCCCAAAACAAACAAGGAACAGGTGCTATTTATCTTTTTGAGCATGGTGGAAAACGATATCCTGATTTTTGGAAAAAGGATTTTGTCCTCGATGCTAAATATAAAAAATACGCCCAAAGCGGGAATAAATTAGACATAGCTATAGATGATATTAATCAAATAGTTACATATATGTTCAGATTAAAATCTCAAAAAAGTGGCATTATATGTCCGTTAATCGGCGAGAAAAATAAAACCATTTCAGAAAGAATGAATAAAAACGGCTACAATGGAGTTATGTATATTTACGCCTTAGCAATTCCACAAAATTGTAAATCATATGATGACTTTGCAAACAAAATGGGGAAAAATGAGAACCAGCTTATTAAAGAAATTATGGATAGCTAG
- a CDS encoding type I restriction endonuclease subunit R, producing the protein MADDKKFTEDAYEQTLIALFRDELGYAYECGYEVERNYKEPFYRADLVASMRRLNPQLPADAMDEGIKQITNISIGTLEQNNEQFTLWMQNGLEVGFLQDGEERTALMRLIDFDHPERNLFKVVNQWRVEEYKNKRCDMVVMVNGLPLVVVELKSAISEDATVEDAYKQIKNYQQSVPSLFSYNAFNVISDMSETRAGTITAKQERYMEWKTVDGSYESTLFADYRTFFLGMFQQQRLLDILQNFICFDKNQGKYAKILTAYHQYYAVGKALQRTRTAVEGNGKIGVFWHTQGSGKSLSMVFYAHQLVQRLPEVTIVVVTDRKDLDNQLFGQFCRCQDFLRQEPQNAQSREDLGNLLRNRKSGGIIFTTIQKFEEGDSALSTRRNIIVMTDEAHRSQYGEEHWDNKSLTMKKGFSQKMREALPGASFIGFTGTPISDRDRDTEEVFGNYIDVYDMSQAVDDGATRPVYYESRVVNLNLDEDTMKLLNDEFDNLADEGATEEQIRQAKQEHSRLEVLLGEDATIDTLVRDIVKHYEENRAQELTGKAMIVALTRSIAIKIYRKMLELRPGWTEKVKVVMSGSNQDPEDWQPIIGNEAYKKELARKFKDNDDEMKIAIVRDMWLTGFDVPSLATMYVYKPMSGHNLMQAIARVNRVFPGKEGGLIVDYVGIAQALKSAMQQYTNRDRRRFGDPDIAKTALVKWKEEMEICRDQLHGFDYSGFFEQDNSKRALAITSGANFLSSPAMVQRKKNFMEHSNLLHNATTLCRSLLNEQQKAEVCYMDALRVMMLKLSQKGKISRHEINERIGELLRQSVKTDGVINLFGDRQIEFSLFDDTFIQEVKNMKERNLAVELLTKLMKEKIKQQQKTNVVQSDLFSDMLSQSLSNYLKGLLTNEEVIEELLKMAQQMKQAEAEGNDLGLSPEEKAFYDALSTPEGVRQAYSDEEFVALTRELTEVLHRNRTIDWNRKESARAKMRVMVKRLLKKYKYPPEGAEKALETVMRQCDHWADDEENVV; encoded by the coding sequence ATGGCAGACGACAAGAAATTCACCGAAGACGCATACGAGCAAACGCTCATTGCCCTGTTCCGCGACGAACTCGGCTATGCGTACGAATGTGGCTACGAGGTGGAGCGCAACTATAAGGAGCCCTTCTATCGTGCCGATTTGGTCGCCTCGATGCGACGGCTTAATCCTCAACTGCCAGCCGATGCAATGGATGAAGGAATCAAGCAAATCACCAACATCAGCATCGGTACTTTAGAACAGAACAACGAGCAGTTTACCCTCTGGATGCAAAACGGTCTGGAGGTGGGATTCCTGCAAGATGGCGAAGAACGAACAGCCCTGATGAGGCTCATCGACTTCGACCATCCCGAAAGAAACCTCTTCAAGGTGGTGAACCAGTGGCGGGTAGAAGAGTATAAGAACAAGCGCTGCGACATGGTGGTGATGGTCAACGGATTGCCTCTCGTGGTGGTGGAGCTGAAAAGTGCCATTTCCGAAGATGCAACCGTAGAAGATGCCTACAAGCAGATCAAGAACTATCAGCAGAGCGTTCCAAGCCTCTTCAGCTACAACGCCTTCAACGTTATCAGCGACATGAGTGAGACTCGTGCCGGAACCATCACAGCCAAGCAGGAACGCTACATGGAATGGAAGACCGTGGACGGCTCATACGAGTCAACCCTCTTTGCCGACTATCGTACCTTCTTCCTCGGCATGTTCCAGCAGCAGCGACTGCTCGACATTCTGCAGAACTTCATCTGCTTCGACAAGAACCAGGGCAAATACGCCAAGATTCTTACCGCCTATCACCAGTACTACGCCGTGGGCAAAGCCCTGCAGCGCACCCGTACCGCCGTGGAAGGCAACGGAAAAATCGGCGTGTTCTGGCACACGCAGGGTTCGGGCAAGAGCCTCTCCATGGTGTTCTACGCCCACCAGCTGGTGCAACGGTTGCCCGAAGTAACCATCGTTGTAGTAACCGACCGCAAGGACCTCGACAACCAGCTCTTCGGTCAGTTCTGCCGCTGCCAGGACTTCCTGCGTCAGGAACCACAGAACGCCCAGAGCCGCGAAGACCTGGGCAATCTGCTCCGTAACCGAAAGAGTGGGGGAATCATCTTCACCACCATTCAGAAGTTTGAAGAAGGCGATTCGGCACTCTCCACCCGCCGCAACATCATCGTGATGACCGATGAGGCGCACCGCTCGCAATACGGCGAGGAGCACTGGGACAACAAGAGTCTGACGATGAAGAAGGGATTCAGCCAGAAGATGAGAGAAGCCCTGCCAGGCGCCTCATTTATCGGCTTCACCGGAACGCCTATCAGCGACCGCGACAGAGACACGGAGGAAGTGTTCGGCAACTACATCGACGTTTACGACATGAGTCAGGCGGTAGATGATGGAGCCACCCGTCCGGTCTATTACGAGAGCCGTGTGGTGAACCTGAACCTCGACGAAGACACGATGAAGCTGCTGAACGATGAGTTCGACAACCTGGCCGATGAGGGTGCCACCGAGGAGCAGATCAGGCAGGCGAAGCAGGAGCATAGCCGGCTGGAAGTGCTCCTGGGCGAAGACGCCACCATCGACACGCTGGTAAGGGATATTGTGAAGCACTATGAGGAAAACCGTGCGCAGGAACTCACCGGCAAGGCAATGATCGTGGCACTCACCCGAAGCATCGCCATCAAAATCTACCGCAAGATGCTGGAGCTTCGCCCCGGGTGGACGGAGAAAGTTAAGGTGGTGATGAGCGGTTCGAACCAGGACCCCGAAGACTGGCAGCCGATTATCGGCAACGAAGCCTACAAGAAGGAACTGGCAAGAAAATTCAAGGACAACGATGATGAGATGAAAATCGCCATCGTAAGAGACATGTGGCTCACGGGCTTCGATGTTCCGTCGCTCGCCACCATGTACGTATATAAGCCGATGAGCGGTCATAACCTGATGCAGGCAATAGCCCGTGTAAACCGAGTGTTCCCGGGCAAGGAAGGCGGACTGATAGTGGATTACGTAGGCATTGCGCAGGCACTGAAGAGTGCCATGCAGCAGTACACCAACCGTGACCGCCGCCGCTTTGGAGACCCCGACATCGCCAAGACCGCCCTGGTGAAATGGAAGGAAGAGATGGAAATCTGCCGAGACCAGCTTCATGGTTTCGACTATTCCGGCTTCTTCGAACAGGACAACTCGAAGCGGGCACTCGCCATCACCAGCGGAGCCAACTTCCTGAGTTCTCCAGCCATGGTTCAGCGCAAGAAGAATTTCATGGAGCACAGCAATCTGCTTCACAACGCCACCACGCTCTGCCGTTCGCTCCTGAATGAGCAGCAGAAGGCAGAGGTGTGCTATATGGATGCGCTGCGCGTGATGATGCTCAAACTCTCGCAGAAGGGCAAAATCAGCCGCCATGAAATCAACGAGCGCATCGGTGAGCTGCTCCGCCAGAGCGTGAAGACCGATGGAGTCATCAATCTCTTCGGCGACCGCCAGATAGAGTTCTCGCTCTTCGACGACACCTTCATCCAGGAGGTGAAGAACATGAAGGAGCGCAACCTGGCGGTGGAACTGCTCACCAAACTGATGAAAGAGAAAATCAAGCAGCAGCAGAAGACCAACGTGGTTCAGAGCGACCTCTTCTCCGACATGCTCAGCCAGAGTCTCTCCAACTATCTGAAGGGCTTGCTCACCAACGAGGAAGTGATAGAGGAGCTGTTGAAGATGGCTCAGCAGATGAAGCAGGCAGAGGCAGAGGGCAACGACCTGGGACTTTCGCCCGAGGAGAAGGCATTTTATGATGCGCTCTCCACGCCCGAAGGAGTGCGCCAGGCTTACTCCGACGAGGAGTTTGTGGCACTGACCCGGGAACTGACGGAAGTACTGCACCGCAACCGCACCATCGACTGGAACCGGAAGGAATCGGCGAGGGCGAAGATGCGAGTGATGGTGAAGCGGCTGCTCAAAAAGTATAAGTATCCACCAGAGGGTGCAGAAAAGGCGCTGGAAACCGTGATGCGCCAATGCGACCACTGGGCGGATGATGAAGAAAACGTAGTATAA
- a CDS encoding restriction endonuclease subunit S — protein sequence MEWKEDVLGNVLEVKYGKDHKKLADGQYPVYGSGGLMRYVDSILYDGPSILIPRKGTLNNIMFVDSPFWTVDTMFWSIINTDKVDPKFLFYSICKRDFASMNVGSAVPSMTVNILNDIQISYPKNISDQRRIASILSSLDRKIELNNKINADLEEMAQAIFKNWFVDFEPFKDGKFVDSELGMIPEGWKVGSPYEYVKVVYGAPYKSAKFNDNGEGLPLIRIRDLKDCNPQFYTPEILPQTEYVNMGDIVAGMDAEFVPHIWKGNTGLLNQRVCKLMPQQTSISNLFVLYLMKPELEFVQSYKTGTTVSHLGKADIDKFVVVLPPLEVVEECSKILDSILQRIKNISTESRILSTLRDTLLPRLMSGEIEVPE from the coding sequence ATGGAGTGGAAAGAAGATGTTCTAGGGAATGTTCTTGAAGTAAAATATGGAAAAGACCATAAGAAACTTGCAGATGGACAATATCCCGTTTATGGAAGTGGCGGATTGATGCGCTACGTGGATTCTATACTTTATGATGGACCTTCTATTCTGATTCCAAGAAAGGGTACTCTAAACAATATAATGTTTGTTGATAGCCCATTTTGGACTGTAGATACAATGTTTTGGTCCATTATAAATACTGACAAAGTAGATCCAAAATTCCTGTTTTATTCTATCTGTAAAAGAGATTTTGCAAGTATGAATGTCGGGTCTGCAGTCCCTAGTATGACGGTAAATATATTGAATGATATTCAGATATCTTATCCGAAGAATATTTCCGACCAGCGCCGCATTGCCTCCATCCTTTCTTCTCTCGACCGGAAGATAGAGTTGAACAACAAGATCAATGCTGATTTGGAGGAGATGGCGCAGGCTATTTTCAAGAATTGGTTCGTTGACTTTGAGCCTTTCAAGGATGGTAAGTTCGTTGATAGTGAATTGGGAATGATTCCGGAAGGATGGAAAGTAGGAAGCCCATATGAATATGTGAAAGTTGTTTATGGTGCTCCTTATAAATCTGCAAAGTTCAATGATAATGGAGAAGGTCTTCCTTTAATAAGAATTAGGGATTTAAAAGATTGCAATCCGCAATTCTATACACCGGAAATACTTCCGCAAACAGAATATGTTAATATGGGAGACATAGTTGCTGGTATGGATGCTGAATTTGTCCCTCATATTTGGAAAGGTAATACGGGATTGCTGAATCAGCGAGTGTGCAAATTAATGCCGCAGCAGACATCAATTAGCAATTTGTTTGTTCTTTATTTAATGAAACCAGAGTTAGAATTTGTTCAGTCTTACAAAACGGGAACAACTGTTAGTCATTTGGGTAAAGCAGACATAGATAAGTTTGTTGTTGTTCTTCCTCCTTTGGAAGTAGTAGAAGAATGTAGTAAAATACTTGATTCAATACTTCAAAGAATAAAGAATATCTCAACAGAATCTCGTATCCTCTCAACTCTCCGTGACACCCTTCTCCCTCGCTTAATGTCAGGCGAGATAGAAGTCCCGGAATAA
- a CDS encoding type I restriction-modification system subunit M — translation MAKKQDTISIGFEEKIWKAADILRGNLSASQYEGVVLGLIFLKYISDRFEQKFQELQGDEYADPEDKDEYTAENIFFVPAEARWSKISAAAHTPEIGVVIDEALTAIERENERLKGILPKNFARPELDKRRLGDVVDLFTNIEMHDAGEEKDLLGRTYEYCLQQFASLEGKNGGEFYTPSCIVRTLVEILEPYEGRVYDPCCGSGGMFVQSAKFIERHKGNLRKISIYGQEANPDTWKMAHMNLAIRGLDANLGNVFADTFYDDQHPTLKADFILANPPFNLSDWGQSALQEDVRWQYGLPPAGNANFAWMQHMIHHLAPNGKIGLVLANGALSSQSGGEGQIRQAIIEADLVEGIVALPSQLFYSTGIPVSLWFISRNKAQKGKTVFIDARNLGTMVTRKLRELMPDTDIKKISDTFHAFQQGTLEDEKGFCAVCTTEQIAAQDFILTPGRYVGIAEDEGDGVPFEEKMTNLTGELKQLFEESKKQEEEIRLQLKKIGWEV, via the coding sequence ATGGCTAAGAAACAAGATACCATCAGCATTGGTTTTGAAGAGAAAATATGGAAGGCTGCCGATATTCTGAGAGGCAACCTCAGCGCTTCGCAATACGAGGGCGTGGTGCTCGGACTCATTTTTCTGAAATACATCAGCGACCGCTTCGAACAGAAGTTTCAGGAGCTGCAGGGCGACGAATACGCCGACCCGGAAGATAAGGACGAATACACTGCCGAGAACATCTTCTTCGTGCCTGCTGAAGCCCGATGGAGCAAGATTAGTGCTGCTGCCCACACCCCGGAAATAGGCGTGGTGATAGATGAAGCACTTACCGCCATTGAGCGTGAGAACGAAAGACTGAAGGGCATTCTGCCTAAGAATTTTGCCCGTCCGGAGCTGGACAAGCGCCGTCTGGGCGATGTGGTAGATCTCTTTACGAACATAGAAATGCACGATGCTGGCGAGGAGAAAGACCTGCTGGGCAGAACCTACGAATACTGTCTGCAGCAGTTTGCCAGTCTGGAGGGCAAGAATGGTGGCGAGTTCTATACGCCTTCCTGCATTGTCCGAACGCTGGTAGAGATTCTGGAGCCTTACGAGGGCAGAGTTTATGACCCTTGCTGCGGAAGCGGTGGTATGTTTGTGCAGAGCGCCAAGTTTATAGAGCGCCACAAGGGAAACCTGCGCAAAATCAGTATCTATGGTCAGGAGGCAAACCCTGATACGTGGAAGATGGCGCACATGAACCTTGCCATCCGTGGCTTGGATGCGAACCTGGGCAATGTCTTTGCCGACACATTCTATGATGACCAGCACCCTACGCTGAAGGCAGATTTCATTCTTGCCAATCCTCCTTTCAATCTCAGCGACTGGGGGCAGAGTGCGCTTCAGGAAGATGTGCGTTGGCAGTATGGTTTGCCACCTGCTGGCAACGCCAACTTTGCGTGGATGCAGCATATGATTCACCATCTGGCTCCAAACGGAAAGATTGGTTTGGTGCTGGCGAATGGTGCGCTTTCGAGTCAGAGTGGCGGCGAGGGACAGATTCGCCAAGCCATCATCGAAGCCGACCTGGTAGAGGGAATCGTGGCTTTGCCTTCGCAGCTATTCTACAGTACGGGTATTCCTGTAAGTCTTTGGTTTATCAGCCGCAACAAGGCGCAGAAGGGCAAGACCGTGTTTATCGACGCCCGCAATCTGGGCACGATGGTAACCCGCAAGCTTCGTGAGCTGATGCCTGATACGGATATTAAGAAAATCTCTGACACCTTCCATGCTTTCCAGCAGGGAACCCTGGAGGATGAAAAAGGCTTCTGTGCCGTATGCACCACCGAGCAGATTGCTGCTCAGGACTTCATCCTGACTCCTGGAAGATACGTAGGAATCGCCGAAGACGAAGGCGATGGAGTGCCTTTCGAGGAGAAAATGACGAATCTCACCGGAGAGCTGAAGCAGCTGTTTGAGGAAAGCAAGAAGCAGGAAGAAGAGATCAGATTGCAGTTGAAGAAAATTGGATGGGAGGTGTAA
- a CDS encoding DNA-binding protein — translation MINYSIVMRSVNANLLEINQAKSRINQAKKEGKTPDPKDLELVKTEKQNAFAISQYTDIMTIEKFAKHITSHGSVYSRADISAILYIAVDCMREMLLEGKKIRLGDLGDFSLLLTSKGAEDADKFTAQNITGVKVQWEPGQEFKNLRDDAEFNLVASRSAQAAVIKAIKEGKTNVDLNAPTTPDNTPGGSTPGGSNTGQTGSEGQGSESGGGTGDTGDGLE, via the coding sequence ATGATTAATTACAGCATCGTAATGCGTAGCGTGAACGCAAATCTTCTGGAAATCAACCAGGCGAAGTCACGCATCAACCAGGCAAAGAAGGAGGGCAAGACCCCTGACCCAAAGGACCTGGAACTCGTGAAGACCGAGAAGCAGAATGCTTTCGCCATCTCGCAGTACACCGACATCATGACCATCGAGAAGTTTGCCAAGCACATCACCTCTCATGGCAGTGTTTATTCAAGAGCTGACATCAGCGCCATCCTCTACATCGCCGTAGACTGCATGCGTGAGATGTTGCTCGAGGGCAAGAAAATCCGCCTGGGCGATCTCGGTGATTTCTCTCTCCTTCTCACCTCGAAGGGTGCTGAGGATGCCGACAAGTTCACCGCTCAGAACATCACCGGTGTGAAGGTTCAGTGGGAGCCAGGTCAGGAGTTCAAGAACCTTCGCGATGACGCCGAGTTCAACCTCGTAGCCAGCCGCAGTGCTCAGGCAGCCGTTATCAAGGCGATTAAGGAGGGTAAGACCAACGTTGACCTCAACGCGCCAACTACTCCGGATAATACGCCAGGCGGTTCTACCCCAGGCGGTTCCAACACCGGTCAGACCGGCAGCGAAGGCCAAGGCTCTGAATCAGGCGGCGGTACTGGCGATACTGGTGACGGCCTTGAATAG
- a CDS encoding smalltalk protein, with product MKANTWKTILQIAISILTAIATTLGVTSCMG from the coding sequence ATGAAAGCGAACACTTGGAAAACGATTCTGCAGATAGCCATCAGCATCCTGACCGCTATCGCTACTACGCTCGGAGTAACGAGCTGCATGGGATAA
- a CDS encoding DUF5053 domain-containing protein: MENIKILLEEYQSLAGNTDARSEERKKEIIAKLEKMDKDAVAEVAKPFVEENVTRLESEMKALRSQIDAEDYKLLPISYIAKTYFNKSASWLLQRLNGYQVRGKIYTLNQEQKGIFNQAVKEISNRISALQLA, from the coding sequence ATGGAAAATATTAAGATTTTATTGGAGGAATATCAGTCTCTTGCTGGTAATACCGATGCAAGGAGCGAAGAGCGAAAAAAAGAAATTATCGCTAAGTTGGAAAAGATGGATAAGGATGCTGTTGCTGAAGTGGCAAAACCATTCGTGGAGGAGAATGTAACTCGCCTGGAGAGCGAAATGAAAGCTCTCCGAAGCCAGATAGATGCGGAGGATTACAAACTGCTTCCTATCTCTTATATTGCCAAGACCTATTTCAATAAGAGCGCATCATGGCTTTTGCAGCGTCTCAACGGATATCAGGTGCGTGGAAAGATTTATACGCTCAACCAGGAGCAGAAAGGCATTTTTAACCAGGCAGTCAAGGAAATAAGCAATCGCATTAGTGCATTGCAGTTAGCATAG
- a CDS encoding MvaI/BcnI family restriction endonuclease yields MVNMRPFTAFEQKNLKFLVNHNVKFTQVEITPTGLGKGILDSTAPMRAYFLENGIHNYEEQLQGQEHKQIKQACILTDATQFFTKASFYRPNTKKGDPRMWIYGLGAHTDGNDIHVLFWHEQTLYSINISHIDIEKCYNSVLITPMQEILKEINKEGNSVSEELLGRFRAVKDQWFESEVTADTGIGRAIESFLGISMNSDKTPDYKGIELKSHRDKRNSKKNVLFTQTPDWGISKLKSGREIVEKYGYINEDGFKTYQNTVQCAPPNSQMMFLNVNHVDELLELQAERRKVEDIAAWRLVKLHQRLQIKHHETFWIEVENELNNGKEYFRYKQIEHTKNPNIGQFDILLEQNIITVDLLLCRPSGHGDTYSFKIKKKGMPLLFPESVIYNI; encoded by the coding sequence ATGGTTAATATGCGTCCATTTACTGCTTTCGAGCAGAAGAATTTAAAATTTCTTGTAAACCACAATGTGAAGTTTACACAAGTCGAGATTACCCCTACTGGTTTAGGTAAGGGTATTCTTGACTCAACAGCTCCTATGCGAGCCTATTTTCTTGAAAATGGTATTCATAACTATGAGGAACAACTTCAAGGTCAAGAACATAAGCAAATAAAACAAGCTTGCATACTTACAGATGCAACTCAATTTTTCACGAAAGCATCCTTTTATCGTCCGAACACAAAGAAAGGAGACCCTCGAATGTGGATATATGGATTGGGTGCACATACAGACGGTAATGACATTCATGTTTTGTTTTGGCATGAACAAACTTTGTATAGTATCAATATATCTCATATAGATATAGAGAAATGCTACAATTCAGTTCTCATTACGCCTATGCAGGAGATTTTGAAAGAAATTAACAAAGAGGGAAACTCTGTTTCAGAGGAACTTCTTGGGCGTTTCCGTGCTGTTAAAGATCAGTGGTTTGAATCAGAAGTAACGGCTGACACTGGAATTGGCAGAGCTATAGAGTCTTTCCTTGGAATCAGTATGAATAGTGACAAAACTCCTGATTACAAGGGAATAGAATTGAAGAGTCATAGGGATAAAAGAAACAGCAAGAAAAATGTACTATTTACCCAAACCCCAGATTGGGGAATTAGTAAATTGAAATCTGGACGAGAAATTGTCGAGAAATACGGTTACATCAATGAAGACGGTTTCAAAACTTACCAAAACACTGTTCAATGTGCTCCACCAAACAGTCAAATGATGTTCTTGAATGTCAACCATGTAGACGAACTTCTTGAATTACAAGCTGAAAGAAGAAAAGTTGAAGATATTGCAGCTTGGAGGTTAGTAAAGTTACACCAACGTTTACAAATAAAACATCATGAAACATTCTGGATTGAAGTAGAAAACGAGTTAAACAATGGTAAGGAATACTTTCGCTATAAACAGATAGAGCATACAAAGAATCCTAATATTGGTCAATTTGATATACTTCTTGAACAGAATATTATAACTGTTGATTTGTTGCTTTGCCGACCAAGTGGACATGGCGATACATACTCTTTCAAAATTAAGAAGAAAGGTATGCCTTTGCTGTTTCCAGAATCAGTAATATACAACATCTAG